A genomic stretch from Marinimicrobium sp. C6131 includes:
- a CDS encoding IlvD/Edd family dehydratase: protein MSDPDAPRKPRRSAQSYGKLDKDGFIHRSWMKNQGLPDHVFDGRPVIGICNTWSELTPCNSGLRELAEYVKRGVWEAGGLPLEFPAMSLGETQMRPTAMLFRNLLAMEVEESIRGNPIDGVVLLGGCDKTTPAQIMGAASVNLPTVVVSSGPMLNGKFRGQDIGSGTDVWKYSEAVRAGQMSIDDFIAAESGMSRSRGVCMTMGTASTVSSLTEAMGLSLPWNGTLPAVDARRQTLAHLTGRRIVELVEQDVRLADILTRDALENAIVVNAAIGGSTNAVVHLLAIAGRLGIDLTLDDFDQLSRDVPLLVDLMPSGRFLMEDFHYAGGLPALMARIKDRLHTSAVTVSGVALGDQITGAQCYNDDVIRPLDNPVNPDSGIWVLKGNLCPRGAIIKPNAATPALLEHTGRAVVFESIEDYKARIDDPDLDVDEHSVLVLKGCGPKGYPGMPEVGNMALPKKLLAQGVRDMLRISDARMSGTAFGSVILHVAPESSAGGPLAVVRNGDEIAFSGKNRSLSLRISDAELAQRLAEWQDNRPGPGYTRGYAKLYIDTVLQADQGVDLDFLRGASGDQVDRESH from the coding sequence ATGTCTGATCCCGATGCACCGCGCAAGCCCCGGCGCAGCGCCCAGAGTTACGGCAAACTGGATAAAGACGGCTTTATCCACCGCTCCTGGATGAAGAATCAGGGGCTGCCGGACCACGTGTTCGACGGTCGGCCGGTGATCGGTATCTGCAATACCTGGTCGGAACTCACCCCCTGCAACAGTGGCCTGCGAGAGCTGGCCGAGTACGTCAAACGCGGCGTCTGGGAAGCGGGCGGATTGCCGTTGGAGTTCCCCGCCATGAGCCTGGGGGAAACCCAGATGCGGCCCACCGCGATGCTGTTCCGCAACCTGCTGGCCATGGAAGTGGAAGAGTCCATTCGCGGCAACCCCATTGATGGCGTGGTGCTACTTGGGGGGTGTGACAAAACCACCCCCGCCCAGATCATGGGTGCCGCCAGCGTCAATCTGCCCACGGTGGTGGTTTCCTCCGGCCCTATGCTCAATGGCAAGTTCCGCGGGCAGGATATTGGCTCGGGCACGGATGTCTGGAAATATTCCGAGGCGGTACGCGCCGGGCAGATGAGCATCGATGACTTTATCGCCGCCGAAAGCGGCATGTCCCGCAGCCGGGGCGTGTGCATGACCATGGGCACCGCCTCCACCGTGTCCAGTCTCACCGAGGCCATGGGACTGAGCTTGCCCTGGAACGGCACCCTGCCCGCCGTGGATGCCCGTCGCCAGACGCTGGCCCATCTCACCGGGAGACGCATTGTCGAGTTGGTAGAGCAGGACGTCCGCCTCGCCGATATTCTGACCCGCGACGCATTGGAGAACGCGATCGTGGTCAACGCGGCCATCGGTGGTTCCACCAACGCGGTGGTGCACCTGCTGGCTATTGCCGGGCGACTGGGTATCGATCTGACGCTCGATGACTTCGATCAGCTCAGTAGGGACGTTCCACTGCTGGTGGATTTGATGCCCTCGGGGCGCTTCCTGATGGAAGATTTTCACTATGCCGGTGGCCTGCCTGCCCTCATGGCGCGTATCAAGGACAGGTTGCACACCAGTGCGGTGACTGTCTCGGGTGTTGCCCTGGGGGACCAGATTACTGGCGCGCAATGTTACAATGACGACGTTATCCGGCCGCTGGACAACCCGGTGAACCCGGATTCCGGCATCTGGGTACTCAAGGGAAACCTGTGTCCCAGGGGCGCCATCATCAAGCCCAATGCGGCGACGCCGGCGCTGTTGGAGCACACCGGGCGGGCCGTGGTGTTCGAGAGCATCGAGGATTACAAGGCGCGCATTGACGACCCGGATCTGGACGTGGATGAGCACTCGGTACTGGTGCTCAAGGGCTGTGGCCCCAAGGGCTATCCCGGCATGCCGGAAGTGGGCAATATGGCGCTTCCGAAGAAGTTGCTGGCGCAAGGCGTGCGGGACATGCTGCGAATCTCGGATGCCCGCATGAGCGGGACCGCGTTCGGGTCGGTGATCCTCCACGTCGCGCCTGAATCCAGCGCCGGCGGTCCCCTGGCCGTGGTGCGTAATGGCGATGAGATTGCATTCAGTGGCAAAAACCGTAGTCTATCGCTCAGGATCAGCGACGCCGAGCTGGCGCAGCGGCTGGCCGAGTGGCAGGATAATCGGCCGGGGCCGGGTTACACGCGCGGCTACGCCAAGCTATACATTGATACCGTGCTCCAGGCCGATCAGGGCGTCGATCTGGACTTTTTGAGGGGCGCCAGCGGCGACCAGGTGGACCGGGAATCGCATTAA
- a CDS encoding FadR/GntR family transcriptional regulator, which produces MSRLEAGRNLTHQVTYQLGAAIVRGEYSVNDPLPTEAELCEQFDISRSVVREAVKMLTAKGLISSRPRQGIRVQPNHRWNMFDEDVLEWTLSSRPSLSLLREFTELRIGIEPEAAILAARKQNRERIADIEKALLRMEAAERGHDDPLEADIAFHSAILLASENRFFIQLRNFIQTALRVSIASTNQMKGVSVASEADHRTVYEAIAKGDVEGAGKAAVALLEEALQLIDAAIAARRTETA; this is translated from the coding sequence ATGAGCAGACTAGAGGCCGGCCGAAACCTTACCCATCAGGTAACCTACCAACTCGGCGCGGCGATTGTGCGCGGTGAGTACAGCGTCAATGACCCGCTGCCCACCGAGGCAGAATTGTGCGAGCAGTTCGATATCAGTCGCAGCGTCGTACGCGAGGCGGTGAAAATGCTCACCGCCAAAGGGCTGATTTCCTCCCGGCCCCGCCAGGGCATCCGGGTGCAGCCCAACCATCGCTGGAACATGTTTGACGAAGATGTCCTGGAGTGGACCCTGAGCAGCCGACCCTCCCTGTCGCTGCTACGTGAGTTCACGGAGCTGCGCATCGGCATTGAGCCCGAGGCGGCCATCCTCGCCGCCCGGAAACAGAACCGGGAGCGGATTGCCGATATTGAAAAAGCGCTCTTGCGCATGGAAGCCGCCGAGCGGGGCCACGATGACCCCCTGGAGGCGGACATCGCCTTCCACTCGGCCATTTTGCTGGCCAGCGAGAACCGTTTTTTTATTCAGCTGCGCAACTTCATTCAGACCGCGTTGCGGGTCAGTATTGCCTCCACCAACCAGATGAAAGGCGTTTCGGTGGCCAGCGAAGCCGACCACCGGACGGTGTACGAGGCGATTGCGAAGGGTGATGTGGAGGGCGCGGGGAAAGCCGCCGTGGCCCTGCTGGAGGAAGCGCTCCAACTGATTGATGCCGCCATTGCGGCTCGTCGCACCGAAACCGCCTGA
- a CDS encoding sodium/sugar symporter codes for MSLSPIDITTFAVYCVLLVGIAWWVSREKAGHEKNSTDYFLAGKSLPWWAIGASLIAANISAEQIIGMSGSGFAIGLGIASYEWMAAITLLIIGKYFLPIFLEKGISTMPQFLEQRYDSRVRTVMAIFWLALYTFVNLTSILWLGALAINAITGLDLVYGLGFLAVFSIGYSIYGGLKAVALTDIIQVVLLIIGGLMVSFLALDQIAENAGGSGAFQGFSIMLAEIPEKFDMILDPSNEHYISLPGISVLVGGLWIMNLSYWGFNQYITQRTLAAKSLAEAQKGIAFAAYLKILMPLIVVLPGMAAAMLKPDLAQPDQAYPEMMKLVPQGLLGITFAALVAAIASSLGSMVNSISTIFTMDIYSKMINQNASEHKKVIIGRSVACLAMLIAVIIARPLLGNFPQAFQFIQEFTGFFTPGIVTIFLLGFFWKRATATSALVAAIASVVLSALFWKFMPGLPFIDRVGIVFIACVVLAIVITLLSGAKEQSNAIHLDNIDFSTRTSFNVLSLGVVLILIVLYSVWW; via the coding sequence ATGAGCTTGTCACCAATTGATATAACAACTTTTGCCGTCTACTGCGTGCTCCTGGTGGGCATTGCCTGGTGGGTGTCCCGGGAGAAAGCCGGGCACGAAAAAAACTCTACGGACTACTTCCTCGCGGGTAAGTCCTTGCCCTGGTGGGCCATTGGCGCTTCGCTGATTGCGGCGAACATTTCCGCCGAGCAGATTATCGGTATGTCCGGCTCCGGCTTCGCCATCGGGCTGGGCATCGCCTCCTACGAGTGGATGGCGGCCATCACCCTGTTGATCATCGGTAAGTATTTCCTGCCGATTTTTCTGGAAAAGGGCATCAGCACCATGCCCCAGTTTCTGGAGCAGCGCTATGACAGCCGGGTGCGCACGGTCATGGCCATCTTCTGGCTCGCGCTCTATACCTTTGTGAATCTGACCTCCATTCTGTGGTTGGGCGCCCTGGCGATCAACGCCATCACCGGCCTGGATCTGGTCTACGGTCTGGGTTTCCTGGCGGTGTTCTCCATCGGATACTCCATTTACGGTGGTCTCAAGGCGGTCGCCCTGACCGACATCATCCAGGTGGTGTTGCTGATTATTGGTGGTCTGATGGTTTCCTTTCTGGCGCTGGACCAGATCGCCGAAAATGCCGGCGGTTCCGGTGCTTTCCAGGGCTTCTCCATCATGCTGGCGGAGATACCCGAAAAGTTCGATATGATCCTGGACCCGAGCAATGAGCACTACATCAGCCTGCCGGGTATTTCCGTGTTGGTTGGTGGCCTGTGGATCATGAACCTGTCCTATTGGGGCTTTAACCAGTACATCACCCAGCGCACCCTGGCCGCCAAGAGCCTGGCCGAAGCGCAGAAGGGCATCGCTTTTGCTGCTTACCTGAAAATCCTGATGCCGCTGATTGTGGTACTGCCCGGTATGGCCGCCGCAATGCTCAAGCCGGATCTCGCCCAACCGGACCAGGCCTACCCGGAAATGATGAAGCTGGTACCGCAAGGCCTGCTCGGCATCACCTTCGCCGCCCTGGTGGCCGCGATTGCCTCGTCCCTGGGTTCCATGGTGAACAGTATTTCCACCATCTTCACCATGGACATCTACAGCAAGATGATCAACCAGAACGCCAGTGAGCACAAAAAGGTCATTATCGGCCGCTCCGTCGCCTGCCTGGCCATGCTGATTGCCGTGATCATCGCCCGTCCGCTGCTGGGCAACTTCCCCCAGGCGTTCCAGTTCATTCAGGAGTTCACCGGTTTCTTCACCCCGGGTATTGTCACCATCTTCCTGCTGGGCTTTTTCTGGAAGCGCGCGACGGCGACTTCGGCACTGGTAGCGGCCATTGCCTCGGTGGTGCTCTCCGCGCTGTTCTGGAAGTTCATGCCCGGCCTGCCGTTTATTGATCGGGTGGGCATCGTGTTTATCGCCTGTGTGGTGTTGGCCATTGTGATCACCCTGCTTAGTGGCGCCAAAGAACAGAGCAATGCGATTCATCTGGACAATATCGATTTCAGCACCCGTACCAGCTTCAATGTGCTGAGCCTCGGTGTCGTTCTGATCCTGATCGTGCTGTACAGCGTCTGGTGGTAA
- a CDS encoding SDR family NAD(P)-dependent oxidoreductase, which yields MTEYTRYASLAHRSVFITGGATGIGACLVEAFAAQGSNVAFVDLNEDAGNQLVERVRTEHDAQVVFRRCDVTRIDELRAAIRALAEECGDFTVLVNNVANDQRYDPRYLSEQAWYNSLAVNLHPAFFAAQTIQPLMARQGGGVIINFSSINALFGPSKLPSYNTAKAALLGLTKSLARDFGSDKIRVNAIVPGWVITERQLNKWLTPEAEAWWMDQVCLKERILPEDVANLTLFLASDDARMITGQKFVIDGGRL from the coding sequence ATGACTGAATACACCCGCTATGCCAGTCTCGCTCACCGCTCGGTATTCATTACCGGAGGGGCGACCGGAATCGGCGCTTGCCTGGTGGAAGCGTTTGCCGCGCAAGGCAGCAATGTCGCCTTTGTCGACCTCAATGAGGACGCCGGCAACCAGTTGGTCGAGCGAGTGCGCACTGAACACGATGCCCAGGTGGTGTTTCGCCGCTGCGATGTCACCCGAATTGACGAACTGCGCGCTGCCATTCGCGCTCTCGCGGAGGAGTGTGGTGACTTCACTGTGCTGGTGAACAACGTCGCCAATGATCAACGCTACGACCCCCGTTATCTGTCCGAGCAAGCCTGGTACAACAGCCTGGCGGTCAATCTGCACCCGGCGTTTTTCGCCGCCCAGACGATTCAGCCCCTGATGGCCCGTCAGGGCGGTGGGGTGATCATCAATTTCAGCTCCATCAACGCCCTGTTCGGGCCGAGCAAGCTGCCCAGTTACAACACCGCCAAAGCGGCCCTGCTGGGGCTGACCAAGTCCCTGGCCCGGGATTTCGGCTCGGACAAGATCCGGGTAAACGCGATTGTGCCCGGCTGGGTAATCACCGAGCGTCAGCTCAACAAGTGGCTCACGCCGGAGGCGGAAGCCTGGTGGATGGATCAGGTGTGTCTGAAAGAGCGGATTCTTCCGGAAGATGTCGCCAATCTCACCCTGTTTCTCGCCTCGGACGACGCCCGCATGATCACCGGCCAGAAGTTCGTGATCGACGGTGGGCGGTTGTAG
- a CDS encoding SMP-30/gluconolactonase/LRE family protein produces MRQPQWIKSLPVGNVLGEGVLWHPDQQSLWWTDIHGCRLYRYHPGTDALTEWSTPERLTAFGFVASSQASSQAPQTLIVSFDQGFALYTPETGDCHWLAHPEADKPGNRFNDGKVDRQGRFWAGSMVERGDPLADEDGGALYCWTGEGQIQPHLRGLGISNGLCWSPDSCTAYLSDSARGVYYAYDFEPHSGSFSNRRVFALAPEGNGHDGSCVDAGGNIWNALFGGGQVLCYSPEGEVLLKLDVPVSQPTCVAFGGPDLSWLCVTTARENLSEAQLAREPEAGNLLIYQTDVKGLPVDFFRE; encoded by the coding sequence GTGCGGCAACCGCAATGGATTAAAAGCCTGCCGGTGGGCAATGTTCTGGGGGAAGGGGTGCTCTGGCACCCCGACCAGCAGTCCCTCTGGTGGACCGATATCCACGGATGTCGACTGTACCGCTACCATCCCGGCACGGACGCCCTGACCGAGTGGTCCACACCCGAACGGCTCACCGCCTTCGGGTTTGTGGCGTCGTCGCAAGCCTCTTCGCAAGCCCCCCAGACCCTGATCGTCAGCTTCGACCAGGGCTTTGCCCTGTACACCCCGGAGACCGGTGACTGCCACTGGCTGGCCCACCCCGAGGCGGATAAACCGGGCAACCGGTTCAACGATGGTAAGGTGGATCGACAGGGACGCTTCTGGGCGGGCTCCATGGTGGAGCGGGGTGACCCGCTGGCGGATGAGGACGGCGGTGCGCTCTATTGCTGGACCGGCGAAGGTCAGATCCAGCCGCACCTGCGGGGCCTGGGCATCAGCAATGGCCTGTGCTGGAGCCCCGACAGTTGCACCGCTTATCTGTCCGATTCCGCCCGGGGTGTCTATTACGCCTACGACTTTGAACCCCACAGCGGCAGCTTCAGTAACCGACGGGTGTTTGCCCTGGCACCTGAGGGCAATGGCCATGACGGCAGTTGTGTGGATGCCGGGGGCAATATCTGGAACGCCCTGTTCGGGGGCGGCCAAGTGCTGTGCTACTCCCCCGAGGGAGAGGTATTGCTCAAGCTGGATGTACCGGTCAGTCAGCCCACCTGCGTGGCTTTTGGTGGTCCGGATCTGTCCTGGTTATGTGTCACCACCGCGCGGGAAAACCTGTCGGAAGCGCAGTTGGCCCGAGAGCCCGAGGCGGGGAATCTGTTGATTTACCAGACCGACGTGAAGGGGTTACCGGTGGATTTCTTTCGGGAGTAG
- the aroE gene encoding shikimate dehydrogenase, which translates to MTDAYAVFGDPIAQSKSPYIHRQFAEQTGEDIAYTKQQVAEKDFEQAADTFFANGGKGLNITAPDKLAAYGYAARLTPRARRAGAVNTLVRQADGTLLGDTTDGIGMVNDMHNLGWEIAGKRVLILGAGGAVRGVLQPLLEQQPGSLTLANRTVHKAEQLAKGFADLGVIEPLGYEALSGRQFDLVINGTSASFGGELPPLPDELLAEGAACYDMMYAAESTLFLQWAEAHGAAKLADGLGMLVGQAAESFYLWRQVRPEVVPVITALRRSLATKKGA; encoded by the coding sequence ATGACAGACGCTTATGCCGTATTCGGCGATCCCATCGCCCAGAGCAAATCCCCCTATATTCATCGCCAGTTTGCAGAGCAGACCGGGGAGGATATCGCCTACACCAAACAACAGGTGGCCGAAAAAGACTTCGAGCAGGCCGCCGATACGTTTTTTGCCAACGGCGGCAAGGGCCTGAACATTACCGCCCCGGACAAGCTCGCGGCCTATGGTTACGCCGCGCGTCTGACCCCCCGCGCCCGCCGGGCGGGCGCCGTGAATACCCTGGTTCGCCAGGCGGATGGCACCTTGCTGGGTGATACCACCGACGGTATCGGTATGGTCAACGATATGCACAACCTCGGCTGGGAGATCGCTGGCAAGCGGGTGCTGATTCTCGGCGCTGGCGGCGCAGTGCGGGGCGTGCTCCAGCCCCTGCTGGAGCAGCAGCCCGGCTCCCTGACACTGGCCAACCGCACCGTCCACAAAGCGGAACAACTGGCCAAAGGGTTTGCCGATCTGGGCGTGATTGAACCGCTGGGATACGAAGCCCTGAGCGGACGTCAGTTTGACCTGGTGATCAACGGCACCTCCGCCAGCTTTGGCGGCGAACTGCCACCCCTGCCGGATGAGCTGCTGGCCGAGGGCGCGGCCTGTTACGACATGATGTACGCCGCCGAATCCACACTGTTTCTGCAGTGGGCCGAAGCCCACGGCGCGGCCAAGCTGGCTGACGGTCTGGGCATGCTGGTGGGCCAGGCGGCGGAATCCTTCTACCTCTGGCGCCAGGTGCGACCGGAAGTGGTTCCGGTGATTACCGCGTTGCGCCGGAGCCTGGCCACCAAAAAAGGGGCCTAA